The Flavobacterium praedii genome window below encodes:
- a CDS encoding sterol desaturase family protein yields the protein MEEYGKILVFVMPVFLILIVIEKMYGFYKGEDTSPNMDSVSSISSGMINSVKDVLGLSITLITYDWIETKLAIIHLEANVWAYIIGFIVIDFYGYWSHRLSHQINFLWNKHAIHHSSEEFNLACALRQPVSSFVNLFTFLLIPAALLGVPPKVIAITLPIHLFLQFWYHTKHIKKMGFLENILVTPSHHRVHHAINPIYMDKNHSQIFIIWDKLFGTFQEELESVPPVFGITRPALTWNPIRINFQHLWLMITDAWRTDKWNDKLTIWFKPTGWRPKDFEEKYPVNKITDVYAFEKYGTQHSNQLMYWSIFQAIITLLFITYMYNSIAIIGLPNVFVYGAFIFLTVYSYTELMDTRKTSLFWEAIRFLFGIGIIAYLGDWFHLNLVFPFASYIIIGYLILSLLVTIYFVNTNFERN from the coding sequence ATGGAAGAATACGGTAAAATTTTAGTTTTTGTGATGCCTGTTTTTTTGATACTAATAGTAATTGAAAAAATGTATGGTTTTTATAAAGGAGAAGATACTTCTCCCAATATGGATTCAGTTTCAAGCATTAGCTCTGGAATGATTAATTCCGTAAAAGATGTTTTAGGCTTAAGCATTACCTTAATTACTTATGATTGGATTGAAACTAAACTTGCCATTATTCATTTGGAAGCGAATGTTTGGGCATATATAATCGGATTTATTGTAATTGATTTTTATGGATATTGGAGCCATCGTTTGTCTCATCAAATCAATTTTTTATGGAACAAACATGCAATTCACCACAGCAGCGAAGAATTTAATTTAGCTTGTGCTTTACGACAACCCGTTTCAAGTTTTGTCAATCTATTCACTTTTTTATTGATTCCTGCAGCGCTTTTAGGTGTGCCACCAAAAGTGATTGCCATAACACTTCCCATCCATTTATTTTTACAGTTTTGGTACCACACCAAACATATCAAAAAAATGGGATTTCTAGAAAATATATTGGTAACGCCTTCTCATCATAGGGTTCATCATGCCATAAACCCAATTTATATGGACAAAAATCACTCTCAAATATTTATAATTTGGGACAAACTTTTTGGCACTTTTCAAGAAGAATTAGAAAGTGTTCCACCAGTTTTTGGAATAACAAGACCAGCACTAACCTGGAACCCCATACGAATTAATTTTCAACATCTTTGGTTAATGATCACCGATGCTTGGCGTACAGATAAATGGAATGACAAACTCACTATTTGGTTTAAACCGACTGGATGGAGACCAAAAGATTTTGAAGAGAAATATCCCGTTAACAAAATCACGGATGTATATGCCTTTGAAAAGTACGGAACACAACATTCAAACCAATTAATGTATTGGTCTATATTTCAAGCCATAATCACTTTATTGTTCATTACCTATATGTATAACTCAATAGCTATCATTGGGTTACCAAACGTATTTGTTTATGGAGCTTTTATATTCTTAACAGTTTATAGTTACACCGAATTGATGGATACCCGAAAAACTTCGCTCTTCTGGGAGGCAATACGATTTCTATTTGGAATAGGTATAATTGCTTACTTAGGCGATTGGTTCCATCTGAACTTAGTATTCCCCTTTGCCTCTTATATTATTATTGGTTATCTCATTTTATCTTTATTAGTGACAATTTATTTTGTAAACACCAATTTTGAAAGAAACTAA
- the prmA gene encoding 50S ribosomal protein L11 methyltransferase: MSNIYIGYHFNIEPKELGSEILIAELGEKAFESFTETETGISAFVQKDLWDESILEDIQILHSEEFKINYTFEEIEQVNWNEEWEKNFEPIDVEGNCHVRAPFHPKTNAEFDIVIEPKMSFGTGHHETTHMMIQHLLEIDVTGLKTLDMGCGTAILAILAEMKGAQPIDAIDIDNWCYLNSIENAERNNCKHITVYEGDAALLKGKKYDLIIANINRNILLNDMQSYVDSLNTGGTILFSGFYEEDIPFIDASCTEKGLKYVKKFNRNNWVSLKYVN; encoded by the coding sequence ATGTCAAACATTTACATCGGATATCATTTTAACATTGAACCAAAAGAGCTTGGATCAGAAATATTAATAGCTGAATTGGGAGAAAAAGCCTTTGAAAGTTTTACTGAAACGGAAACAGGTATCTCTGCATTTGTACAAAAAGATCTTTGGGACGAATCTATATTAGAAGATATTCAGATATTACACTCCGAAGAATTCAAAATCAACTATACTTTTGAAGAAATCGAACAAGTGAACTGGAATGAGGAATGGGAAAAGAATTTTGAACCCATTGATGTAGAAGGAAACTGTCATGTACGTGCCCCATTTCACCCAAAAACAAATGCAGAATTTGACATTGTAATTGAACCAAAAATGAGTTTTGGTACTGGACATCATGAAACTACTCACATGATGATTCAACACTTATTAGAAATTGATGTTACCGGTTTAAAAACCTTAGATATGGGTTGCGGAACAGCTATTCTTGCTATTCTTGCCGAAATGAAAGGAGCACAACCTATCGATGCCATTGATATTGACAATTGGTGTTATTTGAATTCTATTGAAAATGCCGAACGCAACAATTGCAAACATATAACTGTTTATGAAGGTGATGCAGCATTATTAAAAGGTAAGAAATACGATTTAATTATTGCTAACATCAATAGAAACATTTTATTAAATGATATGCAAAGTTATGTAGATAGTTTAAATACTGGTGGAACCATCTTATTTAGCGGTTTTTACGAAGAAGATATCCCATTTATAGATGCTTCGTGCACGGAAAAAGGACTAAAATATGTTAAAAAATTCAACAGAAACAACTGGGTATCATTAAAATACGTAAATTAG
- a CDS encoding ATP-dependent Clp protease adaptor ClpS, which translates to MSTIEKVKERVKEKEVNTINNEIIVYNDDVNTFDHVIDTLIRVCDHTPIQAEQCSLIIHYNGKCTVKTGEFDKLKIQCTRLLEAGLNAELI; encoded by the coding sequence ATGAGTACCATAGAGAAAGTAAAAGAAAGAGTTAAAGAAAAGGAAGTTAATACTATAAACAATGAAATTATAGTATACAATGATGATGTAAACACTTTTGATCATGTTATTGACACCTTAATCAGAGTTTGCGATCATACTCCAATTCAGGCAGAGCAATGCTCATTGATCATCCATTACAATGGAAAATGCACCGTTAAAACAGGTGAATTTGATAAATTAAAAATTCAATGCACTAGATTATTAGAAGCAGGTTTGAATGCCGAATTAATCTAA
- a CDS encoding tetratricopeptide repeat protein, which yields MKKVLIYTVATLFSVFLGQAQDIKQAKIAIDAEQYEKAKNILETLTTAKPTDGYAKFLLGNVCLLKGEYSEAKKHFDVGVACSSKGNFNYIGLGYIALDKGDIAEAEKNFASATQNIGKKDLEESVFIGKAYTYSEHPNYKKAVEILSASRLIDPANTTVLLALGDAYKFNKKQNDAYDCYREAFRLDNTLLRAKMGLGTLIKNAHNFPVAVTSFDEVIALNPNYGPVYRELAETQYLWAMNDARKYDEHISKGIAFYEKYMSLTDYSLESRMRHADFLILAKDYKALEVEANEMSKLDKVNPRIYRYLGYSAYYNNNFDTTISSLNSFVSNPANRTIARDYYYLGAAKLSKALAATPIDNVAIDDAILDFKKSFEMSNGIAGELPELAKKVFDKKLYAQAAAIYEIAIGNPETKSYLMDNFYFASSVYWSCNGIENLSPQQIELLKKADLALDVVIAASPSTQDAYLFKARIQVLLKNDILVTKNYEDFVTAANKKEATELATKGMKSKLMEAYNNLGVIYSATDKVKAKDNFTKTLAIDPANQYALDQLKLLK from the coding sequence ATGAAAAAAGTTTTAATTTATACCGTCGCAACACTGTTTTCTGTTTTTTTGGGGCAAGCGCAGGATATAAAACAAGCAAAAATTGCTATCGATGCCGAACAATATGAAAAAGCAAAAAATATTTTAGAAACCCTTACAACAGCCAAGCCAACAGATGGATATGCTAAATTTCTTTTGGGAAATGTTTGTTTGTTAAAAGGGGAATATAGCGAAGCCAAAAAACATTTTGATGTTGGGGTTGCCTGTTCTTCCAAAGGAAATTTTAATTACATCGGTTTGGGATATATTGCTCTTGATAAAGGAGATATTGCCGAAGCAGAGAAAAATTTTGCATCAGCAACTCAAAATATTGGTAAAAAAGATCTTGAGGAATCGGTCTTTATTGGTAAGGCTTATACGTATTCGGAGCATCCTAATTACAAAAAAGCAGTGGAGATTTTGAGTGCATCAAGACTTATTGATCCAGCAAATACAACTGTTTTATTAGCATTAGGTGATGCTTATAAATTTAATAAAAAACAAAATGATGCCTATGATTGTTATCGAGAAGCATTTCGATTAGATAATACTTTGCTTAGAGCCAAAATGGGATTGGGTACATTGATTAAAAATGCTCATAATTTTCCAGTGGCTGTAACTTCCTTTGATGAAGTGATAGCATTAAATCCTAACTATGGTCCTGTATATAGAGAACTTGCAGAAACCCAATATTTATGGGCTATGAATGATGCTAGAAAATACGATGAACACATTTCTAAAGGTATAGCCTTTTATGAAAAGTATATGAGCTTAACCGATTATTCATTGGAATCTCGTATGCGTCATGCCGATTTTTTAATCTTAGCCAAAGATTACAAAGCACTTGAAGTTGAAGCTAATGAAATGAGTAAGTTGGATAAAGTAAATCCTAGAATTTACCGTTATTTAGGATATTCAGCATATTACAACAACAATTTTGATACCACAATATCTTCATTGAATTCTTTTGTTTCAAATCCTGCCAATAGAACCATTGCAAGAGATTATTACTATTTAGGTGCAGCAAAATTGAGTAAAGCATTAGCAGCTACTCCAATTGATAACGTTGCAATAGATGATGCCATTTTAGATTTTAAAAAATCATTTGAAATGAGTAATGGAATTGCTGGAGAACTTCCGGAACTGGCTAAAAAAGTTTTTGATAAAAAATTATACGCACAAGCTGCCGCAATATATGAAATAGCAATAGGTAATCCAGAAACAAAATCCTATTTGATGGACAATTTCTATTTTGCTTCATCCGTATATTGGTCTTGTAATGGTATCGAAAATTTAAGTCCACAACAGATTGAGTTATTGAAAAAGGCTGATTTAGCTTTGGATGTGGTTATAGCGGCTTCACCATCAACTCAAGACGCTTATCTTTTTAAAGCTAGAATTCAAGTTTTGCTTAAAAACGATATTTTAGTAACTAAAAATTACGAAGATTTTGTTACTGCTGCCAATAAAAAAGAGGCAACTGAGTTGGCTACCAAAGGAATGAAATCAAAATTAATGGAAGCTTATAATAACTTAGGTGTTATTTATTCGGCTACTGATAAAGTAAAAGCAAAAGATAATTTTACTAAAACTCTAGCGATAGATCCAGCTAATCAATATGCTTTGGACCAATTGAAATTATTGAAATAA